A stretch of Candidatus Thermoplasmatota archaeon DNA encodes these proteins:
- a CDS encoding presenilin family intramembrane aspartyl protease PSH has product MSEPAQAPERPPPTPTRKDYFAVLAMAVLFLLSIGLAMAVAPTYDAQGLYAFPEEERESVANPLIYLGIVVAFTLVILLIAKLKLKRLIQYIILGAVFMTIFITTFPLFVEIAPGVNPDGLTALSIALAAVLVALLYFYPEWYVIDTVGVVVAGGSAAIFGISFGLLPSLVLLTGFAIYDAIAVYRTKHMLDLADSVLELRLPIMFVVPKERGYSFLKEEKRIQDRVEDPEGRDAMFMGLGDAVIPAVLVVSALTFLGTYTASSSSVLGLAPPLAVALATLLGSLVGYFALMRFVLRGNPQAGLPLLNGGALVGFFASLLPLYGLAPLLAPLGLGG; this is encoded by the coding sequence ATGTCCGAACCGGCGCAAGCCCCCGAGCGGCCGCCCCCGACCCCGACGCGCAAGGACTATTTCGCGGTCCTCGCGATGGCGGTCCTCTTCCTCCTGAGCATCGGCCTCGCGATGGCCGTCGCCCCGACGTACGACGCGCAAGGCCTGTACGCATTCCCCGAGGAGGAGCGCGAGTCCGTCGCGAACCCGCTCATCTACCTCGGCATCGTCGTCGCGTTCACGCTCGTCATCCTGCTCATCGCGAAACTGAAGCTCAAGCGCCTCATCCAGTACATCATCCTCGGCGCCGTGTTCATGACGATCTTCATCACGACCTTCCCGCTCTTCGTGGAGATCGCGCCCGGGGTGAATCCCGACGGGCTCACGGCGCTGAGCATCGCGCTTGCGGCCGTCCTTGTCGCGCTGCTCTACTTCTATCCCGAGTGGTACGTCATCGACACCGTCGGCGTCGTCGTCGCCGGCGGTTCCGCGGCGATCTTCGGCATCTCCTTCGGCCTTCTTCCGAGCCTCGTGCTGCTCACAGGCTTCGCCATCTACGACGCGATCGCCGTGTACCGGACGAAGCACATGCTCGACCTCGCCGACTCGGTGCTCGAGCTGCGCCTCCCCATCATGTTCGTCGTGCCCAAGGAGCGCGGATATTCGTTCCTGAAGGAGGAGAAGCGCATCCAGGACCGCGTGGAGGATCCCGAAGGCCGGGACGCGATGTTCATGGGGCTCGGCGACGCGGTCATCCCGGCCGTTCTCGTCGTCTCCGCGCTCACCTTCCTCGGGACCTACACGGCGAGCTCGTCGAGCGTGCTCGGCCTCGCGCCGCCTCTCGCCGTCGCGCTCGCGACGCTCCTCGGGTCGCTCGTCGGCTACTTCGCGCTCATGCGCTTCGTGCTCCGCGGCAACCCGCAGGCGGGCCTTCCGCTCCTGAACGGGGGGGCCCTCGTCGGGTTCT